The window GCGCCGGCTGGACCTCGCGCGGACGCAACGTCCAGAGCCTCGACAACCCGGTGACCGACGCCGTCTTCGCGGTCGGCGCACGCCTGCGCAGCGACGGCACGGTCCGCAGGACGCAGGTGCCCCCGCTGGTGACGATCCGCCCGCCCGGCCCGCCCCTCTCCTACGCCGACGACTCCCCCTTCGCCAACCAGGAGGCGCTGCTGGGTGCCCGGGTGTACGAGGACCCGCTCGCGCCCGGGGTCTGCCGCGCGGGCACGGACGCCTACCTGTGGGCGCCGGAGTACAACGCGACGGCCCGCCTCGCGGACGGCCCGGCCTTCCGCCTGAACGGCAGCGCCCCCCGCAACCGGGCGGCCCTCCAGCCGATGGGCCCCTCGAGCGGGGCCTCCTCGGCGCTGGTCTTCGACGCGGCCGCGCCCCCGCGGTGGACCCTGTCCTGCCTGGACCGGCAGCGGCTCGATGCCGCGGTGGCCGCCCTGCGGGCCACGGCGGCGACCTCGGTGCGCGTCGGGCCCTCGGGGATCCGGGCCGGCCTGCCGGAGGGAGCCACGGGCACGGCGGTCCTCTCGGTCCCCGCGATCGCGGGCTGGACCTGCAACGGCCGCCCCGCATCGGCCCACCTGGGACTGGTCGCGCTGCCCCTGTCCCCGGGCACCGGGCAGCTCAGCTGCACGTTCCGCCCGCCGGGTCTGCTGCCGGGGCTGGCGGCCCTGGCGGGCGGGCTGGGGGTCCTGCTGGCCGTGGCCCTGCACGGCCGGCACCGGGGCGGGGCCCCGGGTCAGGCGGGCGGGCCGGCGTAGAAGTCCTCGGCGAAGGGTCCGCCGAAGAGGAGCATCAGCGGACCTGGCTCAGCCAGTGCAGGGTGCGGCGGATCTCGGCCGGGAAGGGGTGGGCCGGGCCGTGCAGCCGTTCCGCGTCGAACAGCAGGCGGGCCAGGGTGTCGTGGGCCGCCTGGCGGTCGCCGAGGGAGAGCAGCAGGTGGGCTATCCGGCGGCGGACCTCCAGCGGCAGGCCCGGGTCGGGGTTGGCGTAGTGGTTCTCGAAGAGCGGGAGCAGCGAGCGGTACTCCGCCAGGGCGGCGGCCGGCTCGCCGAGTTGCTCCAGGCACTGGGCCGAGTCGTAGCGGAAGCGCAGCGACTGGGGGTCGCCGGCCGGGAACTCGTCGGCGAGGCGGCGCAGTTCGGGCAGGGCGCGGCGGTACTGGCCGTCGTCCATCAGCGTGGCCGCGTACTGCTTGCGCAGGGAGCGGACCACCGGCGAGTGCTCGCCGTGCTCGGCGGCGGCCGCCGGGAGGATGCCGCCGAGGATGTCCACGGCCTGGGTGAGCTGCCCCTGGTCCAGGAGCTTGCGGGCCTCGTCCACGGCGCCGGGGACGTCGGCCTTGGGCGGCGCGGGCGGGGTGCTCGGCCGCGGGGGGACGGCCGTGGCCCGGTCCGGCCAGGGTGCCTGCGGGCGCAGGAAGGGCCGGGTCGGGTCGAGCGGGCCGGACGGGGTGCGGCTGTCGCGGGCGGGCAGCAGCGGGGCCAGGGCCTCGTACACCTCCTGGGCGGAGGCGGGCCGGTCCTGCGGGTCCTTGGCGAGGAGGTGGAGCAGGAGCTTCTCCAGCTCCGGCGGGACCTCCGGGCGCAGCTGGCGGACCGGGAGCGGGGGCTCGTACAGGTGGCGGTGGAGGACGCCGAGGGCGGTGGATCCGGCGAAGGGGACGTTGCCGCTGAGGAGTTCGTACAGCAGCACACCGAGGGCGTAGAGGTCGGTGTACGGGCCGACGGCGCCGCCCATGGCCTGCTCGGGCGCCATGTACGCGGGGCTGCCGATGGGCGAGCCGGTGCTGGTGAGGCGGGTGGTGTCCGTGTCCATCACCGAGGCGACGCCGAGGTCCAGGACGAGGACGGTGCCGTCCGGGCGGACCATCACGTTGCGCGGCTTCAGGTCCCGGTGCACGATCGGCACCGCGTGCACGGCCGACAGGACCGAGCACAGCTGCGCGACGACGGCGACCGCCCACTGCCAGGGGTACGGGTCGTGCTCGGCGAGGTGGTCGGCGAGGTCCGCGCCCTCCACGTAGCCCATGACGAGGAACAGTTCGTCGCCGTCGCTGCCCGCGTCGTGCACGGTGACCAGGCCGGGGTGGTCGACCTGCGCGGTGACCCGGCACTCGCGCACGAAGCGGCGGCGCAGTTCCTCGGCGACGGTGCCGGGCCCGGCGACCTTGTCGGGGCGCAGCAGTTTGACGGCGACGCGGCGGTCGAGGCGCCGGTCGTACGCGGTCCAGACCTGGCCCATGCCGCCCTGGCCGAGGATGGTC is drawn from Streptomyces sp. NBC_01232 and contains these coding sequences:
- a CDS encoding serine/threonine-protein kinase, whose amino-acid sequence is MTDRLIGDRYQLATILGQGGMGQVWTAYDRRLDRRVAVKLLRPDKVAGPGTVAEELRRRFVRECRVTAQVDHPGLVTVHDAGSDGDELFLVMGYVEGADLADHLAEHDPYPWQWAVAVVAQLCSVLSAVHAVPIVHRDLKPRNVMVRPDGTVLVLDLGVASVMDTDTTRLTSTGSPIGSPAYMAPEQAMGGAVGPYTDLYALGVLLYELLSGNVPFAGSTALGVLHRHLYEPPLPVRQLRPEVPPELEKLLLHLLAKDPQDRPASAQEVYEALAPLLPARDSRTPSGPLDPTRPFLRPQAPWPDRATAVPPRPSTPPAPPKADVPGAVDEARKLLDQGQLTQAVDILGGILPAAAAEHGEHSPVVRSLRKQYAATLMDDGQYRRALPELRRLADEFPAGDPQSLRFRYDSAQCLEQLGEPAAALAEYRSLLPLFENHYANPDPGLPLEVRRRIAHLLLSLGDRQAAHDTLARLLFDAERLHGPAHPFPAEIRRTLHWLSQVR